The following DNA comes from Serpentinimonas raichei.
CCTGGACCTGATCGCCGAGGCCGACTGGGTGCTGGACCTCGGCCCGGAAGGCGGGCAGGAGGGTGGCCGCCTAGTGGCGCAGGGCACGCCGGAGGACCTGGTGCGCCAGGGCAGCCACACCGGCATCGCCTTGGGGCCGGTGCTGGCGCGTGGCGCAGCGCAGCGCCCGCCGGCAGCCTGAGCCATGCCCATCCACCGGCCCGAGGCACCCCCGCGCTGGCAGATTCTGCACGTCGAGCCGCTCGCACCGGCCAAGCCGGCCCTAGGCGAATCTTGCAATGGCTGTGGTTTGTGTTGCCTGGCCGAGCCGTGCCCGCTGGGGATGGTGCTGAGCCTGCGCTGGCGCGGTGCCTGCCGCATGTTGCGCTGGGAGGCGCAGGCGCAGCGCTACCGCTGCGGGGCCATCGTGGCCAGCGCCGAGGGGCACCTGTGGCTGCGGCTCTGGAACCGCTTGGCGCGGCGCTGGATCGCTGCCGGCAGCGGCTGCGATGCCACGCTGCAAGTCCAAAACCCGCACCCGCCCAAACCATAGTGGCCGGGCGCCACGCAAAACACCACTCAGTACACCCGCCAAGCCAGCATCAGCAGCCCCAGCGCCAGCAATGCCGCACCGCCCACCAGCCAGCGGCTGCGCTTGCGCAGGCGTTCCACCTGGTCGATCAGGCGCGCGTTTTGCTCGGCCAGATCGGCGTTGGTCTGCGCCACCTGGGCCAGGTCGGCCTGCATGCGCTGCCAGGCCGCCTCCAGCACCTGCACCCGCTCTTGCGGCGTGCCGTTGCCGGTGGGCACAGGGGCGGCGTCGATGTCCGCGCCGCCGCCGCGTTGTTTGTCCAGAAAACGGCGCGCGCCCGCAATCACCCTCGGTGCGTGCTCGATCACATCGCCCCAAGGAACCAGCTTCAAGGCTATCAGCCACGGAAATCCCATTACAAATCCCTTGAGGATGGGGGCCAATCAGGCCAAGGCCGACGGCAGCGCCGCGACCGGGCGCAGCGCGCGCACGCGCTGCGAAAATTCCTGCAAGGCCGCAATGCCGCTGGCTTCGGCGCGCTGGCACCAGGCGTGCAAATCCTGCGCCAGTTGCTCGCGTGAGCGGGCGCTGTGGCTCCAGAGCTGGCGCAGCTCCTCGCGCATGGCGTGCATCTGCGCCAGCCGCGGGTGCTGCGCGCGCACCTGCTGCACCTGCGCCTGGTGTTGCGGCGGCACCTGCGCGTCGTCGCGGTGCAGCCAGCGCCGCACGGCGCGCAACGCGTCGGCGTCGGCGCAGCCCGCTTGCAAACCGGCCAGTTCCGCCGCCACGGTGGCGCGCATCTGCTGCGCATAAGCGGCCATGACCTCGTAGCGGTGCGCGATCAGGGCCTCGAGCGTGTCCGCGTCGGCCACCGGGCGCACGGCCCCGAACGCCGGTTTGGGCGGGGTCTTGCGCGCCCGCGCCAGCCCGAACACCGACAGGGCGCGGATGTAGGCCCAGCCGATGTCGAACTCGTAGGGCTTGACCGAAAACTTGGCCGAAGTCGGGTAGGTGTGGTGGTTGTTGTGCAGCTCCTCGCCGCCGATCACGATGCCCCAAGGCGAAACGTTGGTGCTGGCGTCGGGTGACTCAAAATTTCGGTAGCCCCAGTAGTGCCCGATGCCGTTGACCACGCCCGCGGCCCAGAACGGAATCCAGACCATCTGCATGGCCCACAGCGCCAGCCCGAGCGCCCCAAACAGCGCCAGGTAAATGAACAACATCAGCACGATGCCCACCTGCGGCCAGCGGCTGTAGAGGCGGCGCTCGATCCAGTCGTCCGGGGTGCCGTGGCCGTAGCGCGCCAGCGTATCGGGGTTTTGCGCCTCGGCGCGGTACAACTCGGCCCCTTGCCAGAACACCTTTTTGATGCCAAACACCACCGGGCTGTGCGGGTCGCCTGCCTGCTCGCATTTGGCGTGGTGCTTGCGGTGGATGGCGGTCCAGTCCTTGGTTTTCATGCCGGTCGTGAGCCAGAGCCAAGCGCGAAAAACGTGCGCCAGCGCCGGGTGCAGATCGAGCGCGCGGTGCGCCGAATGGCGGTGCAGGTACAGCGTCACGCTGACGATGGTCAGGTGCGTAAACACCAAGCCCACCAGCAGCGCCTGCCACCACGTGGCCCCGCTCAGGCCCTGGGCCAAAAAATGCAAAATTGCGCTCCAAAACGATTCGATCGACACCGCAGACCTTTCAAGTCACTGCCACAGAATAACGGGCAACATCCCAGCCACCATGCAGCCTAGATACAGACTGCACCCCACCTGCGCGCGCGGCTGTGCGAGCACGGCAGGTCAGATGGGCTAAACTTCGGATTCTAGAACCCGCGCCCGCGTTCCCGGCGGCAGGGGTGAATTTGTGGCTTGCGCCCGCCTCGGCATTTTGCTTTTGATCCCCCCGCAGAACTCCCGCTACAATTGTAGCTAACGAGATTTCTTGGAGTTGATCATGGCTACCTTGTCTGTGCGATTGGACGAAGAGTTGGTTTGCGCCGCCCGTGCCGCCGCGAAGGCGGAGTTGCGCACCGTGCAGGGCCAAGTGGAATTTTGGGCCAAGGTCGGGCGGGCCGCGCTCGACAACCCCGATTTGCCGGCCTCGTTCATCGCCGAAAGCCTGATGAGCATGGCCGAGCCGCGCGCCGACAGCACCCCTTTCATTGCGCGCTCAGCCGCCGTCGCATGAGCTGGGATGTGCGGCAAACCCGGCGCTTTGGCCGTGCCTACAAGAAGCTGCACGACAACGCAGCGGCTGCTGTCGATGCGGCGGTTGCAGAGGTGGCGCACGACCCCGGCATCGGCGAGCAGAAAAAAGGCGATTTATCCGATCTCTGGGTGCACAAGTTTCGCTGCTTGGGCCAGCTTTATTTGCTCGGCTACACCCGCGACGACGCCGTGCGCCTGGTCTATCTGGAAGCCGTAGGCCCGCACGAAAATTTTTACCGCGAGCTCAAGCGCTAACCTCAACCCCGGCGCTCCCAGACGGCGGCAAAAAAGCCGTCGCAGCCGTGTCGGTGCGGCCACAGGCGCAGATAGGGGCCGTGGCAGAGACCCTCCGCGCCTTCCACCCCGGCGCGCGCCAAAATGGGGGCGGCGGGCAGCAGCTCAAATTCCCGCTCGGCTTGGCTGAAAGCCTCGGCGATGGCTTCGTTTTCGGCGCGCAGCAGGCTGCAGGTGGCATAGACCAGCCGCCCGCCGGGCTTGAGCAGGCGCGCCGCCGCCGCCAAGATGCGCCCTTGCAGCTCGGCTTGCTGCGCCACGTCGGCCGGGCGCTGGCGCCACATCAGGTCGGGCTGGCGGCGCAGCGTGCCCAGGCCGGTACAGGGCGCATCGACCAGCACCCGATCCGCCTTGCCCGCCAGCCGCTGTAGCCGCTCGTCGCGCTCGTGCGCCAGCGCCAGCGTGTGCACTTCGACGATGCCACTGCGCGCCAGCCGTGGTTTCAGGGCTTCGAGCCGGTGCGCCGAGGTGTCGAAGGCGTACAGGCGGCCGGTGTTGCGCAGCAGCGCACCCAGCGCCAGCGTCTTGCCGCCGGCGCCGGCGCAAAAGTCGATCACTGTTTCTTGGCGCTTGGGCTCGCACAGCAGCGCCAGCAGTTGCGCGCCTTCGTCTTGCACCTCGATCAGGCCCTCGCGCCAAGCGGGCAACTGCTGCAGCGCAGGCTTGCCCGCCAACCGGATGCCCCAAGGCGAGTGCGGTGTGGCGGTGGCCGGCAAGCCGGCCTCTTGCAGCAGCGCCAGCACGGCGGGGCGCTTGGTTTTGAGCAGGTTGACGCGCAAATCCAGCGGCGCGGGCTGGCGCAAGGCTTGCGCGGCGGCAACAACTTGCGCCCCCAACTCAGCCTCAGCCTCAGCCTCAGCCTCAGCCTCAGCCTCAGCCTCAGCCACTGTCGCTGTCGCCTGCGCACCCGAATCGGTTGCGCTTTGATCCACCAACCCCACCACCCCAAGCCTCTCCCGCCTCAGCTCGGCCCGCAGCGCCTCGGCCAGCCAATCGGGCAGGCCGTGCTGGCAGGCGGGCGGGGCGGCGGCCAAGGTTTGCGCCAGCGACTGCGTGCGCCAGCTCCATTCCTCGGGCGTGCAGGCGGCTTGCAAGCGCTCGGCCGGGCCGGTCCAGGCCAGCAGCAGCAAGGCGCGCGTGTGCGCCGTACCCTGAGGCTGCGCCGGATGATTGGGGCGCTGCGGGCGCGCGGGGCGCTCCTGCTGCGGCGTGCGGCCCGGATGGCTGGCGGCCAGCCACTGCAAGCGCGGCCGATCGCGCAGCAGCGCATAGACGGCGTCGGCCAGCAGCGCGCGCTCGCGGCTGCCCAGCGCGGGTTGTTGGCGAAAAAACTCGGCCACGGTGGCGTCGGCAGGGTGTTCAAAACGCAGCACGCGGCTTAGCAGCGCGCTGCCCAGTTCTAGCAAAGTGTGGGGGTGCATATTGCCGGGTATTGTCGGCTATTGGACAATCACGCCCAAAAGGATGCCACACCCATGCTACCCGCCCTCCACACCGACGCGCCGCTGCCCTTGTCGATCGAGCAGCTCTGGGTCTATCCGATCAAGTCTTGCGCCGGCGTGCGGCTGGCCAGCGCCGAGCTGCTGCCGACCGGGCTGCAGTGGGACCGCACCTGGATGGTGGTCGATCAGCGCGGTGAATTCGTTTCGCAGCGCGAGTTGCCGCGCATGGCGCTGGTGCGGCCGCGCTTTCGGATGGGGCAACTGGAGCTGCAGGCGCCTGGCATGTTGTCGCTCTATCTGGCCCTGGACGCGGCCGAAGCGCCGTGCAAGGTGCGGGTCTGGGACGACGAGCTCGACGCCTACGACATGGGCGACGTGGCGGCGCAGTGGTTTGACGATTTTTTGCTGGCGGGCCGGCCCGAGCTCGACCTGCGGCTGCGGCTGGTGCGCTTCGACCCGGATTGCGTGCGGCCCTCGGATGTGCACTGGACCGGCGGCATTCAGGCCCCCAACACCTTCAGCGACGGCTATCCGCTGCTGCTGCTGAGCGCGGCGGCGCTCGATGAACTGAATGAACGCCGGCGCCTGCTCGGGCAGGAGGTGCTGGGGGTGGAGCGCTTTCGCCCCAATCTGTTGCTGGGTGGCCTGCAGGCGCACGACGAAGACCGGCTGGACGAACTGCGCTTCCCGATCGCTGCCGGCGCCGGTGCGCCCGCCGAAGTCTGGCTGCAGCCGGTCAAGCCCTGCGCGCGCTGCTCGATCCCGGATGTGGATCCGGCCACCGGCATCGAGCAAGGCGACGCCGTCGCCACCCTGCTGCAAAGCTACCGCCAAGACCGGCGGCTGCTGGGCGCCGTCACTTTTGGCATGAACGCCATCGTGCGCCAAGGGGCGGGTTTGAAGTTGACGCAGGGCCTGCCGGGGTTTGGGCGCTGGGCCGATTGGTGAGCGGCGCTCAGACCCGCTTGAGCAGGCGCGCCAAGTCGAGCCGGATGCGCAGCTCCTCGGGCGCCACCGGGGCCTTGATGGCGTACAAGGGCAACTGGGTGTCGCGCTTGACCGGGATGCTCAGCAGCATGCCGTCGGGCCCGGTGATGGCCAGCGTGAGCGGGGTGTTGACCTTGGCCCCGCGCCGCACCACCAGCGCCGTTTCGCCGGTTTTCAGCCGCACCAGGGTACCGGGTGGGTACATGCCAAACTGCTTCACAAAACACGCGCCCAGTGGGCTGGCACTGGCTTCGGCCTCGAGGTACAGGTTGCCCACCACCACCTGCGGCCACATGCCGCGCCGGGTGCTGCGCGGGCTGATGCGCGCCACGAACAAATCGCTCAGGCGCAGCAACTGCTGCCCCAGATCGAGCTCGGTTTTTTGGCTCGGGTAGCCGCTGCCGTCGGGGGCTTCATGGTGGTCTTGCACCCAACGCAACCAATCGGCGTCGCTCACACCCAAGGCGCGCAGCATGGCGACCGAATCGTTCGGGTGGGCGGTGATTTTTTCGCGCTGGTGCGCCGTGGTCTGCTGCGCCTGGGTGGCCAGCAGGTCTTGCAGCTCGGCCAGCGCAATGTTCATGGTCAGGGCGGCGCGCAGCAGCGCACCGCGCTGGGGCTCTTCGATCGGCAGCAGCGGCGCCACCAGCAAACACGAACTGGCCGCCAGCAGGGCGTGGGTGGCGCAGTAGCCATATTGCCGATCCGACAGCATTTGCACCAGCACCAACACGCTGTCATCGGGCCGGTGGTGCAGCGTCAGGCGCAACCCGGCTTCGATAAAGGCCAAGCGGCGCGCAAAATCATGCGCCTGCGCGCCCTCCAGCAGCAAGGCCGCCAGCCGCCGCCGCAGCGCGGGCATGGCTTCGACCGGGTCCGGGTCGAGCTGCAGGCGCACATCGTGCAACACCGGCTCCAAGGCGGCGGGCAGCTCTTGGGGAGTGGAGTCGTGCGGGTCGAGCGGCATGGCGCAGAGGCAATCAGTTGGGCTTGAGGGCTGGCGTAGAGGCTAGGCTTCGAAGGCGGGGCACACCAGCGCGCCCAGCGTGTCTCCTGAGCAAATGGGGCCGCTAAAATCGGCGACATTCAGAAATTGTCATTTTAGGGCCTATATGAGTCTCAAGTGCGGCATCGTGGGCTTGCCCAATGTGGGCAAATCCACCCTTTTCAACGCCCTCACCCAAGCCGGCATCGCGGCCGAAAATTACCCCTTTTGCACCATCGAGCCCAACGTGGGCGTGGTCGAGGTGCCCGATGCGCGCTTGCAGCAACTGGCGGCGATCGCCAAGCCCGAGCGCGTGGTGCCGGCCATCGTCGAATTTGTTGACATCGCTGGCTTGGTCGCCGGGGCCAGCCAGGGCGAGGGGCTGGGCAACCAGTTTTTGGCCCACATCCGCGAGACCGACGCCCTCGTCAACGTGGTGCGCTGCTTCGAAGACGCCAACGTGATCCACGTGGCGGGCCGGGTCGACCCGGTGTCGGACATCGAGGTCATCCAGACCGAGCTCTGCCTGGCCGACCTGGCCACGGTGGACAAGGCCCTGCAACGCGCCGGCAAAGCCGCCCGCAGCGGCACCGACAAAGACGCCACCCGGCTGCTGCAATTGCTGGGCCCGGTGCAGGCCGCGCTCAACCAGGGCCAGCCGGTGCGCGCGCTGGCGCTGAGCGAAGACGACCGGGCGCTGCTCAAGCCGCTGTGCCTGATCACCGCCAAGCCGGCCATGTTCGTGGGCAATGTGGGCGAAGACGGCTTTGCCGCGAATCCGCTGCTAGACAAGCTGCAAGCCTACGCCGCCACGCAAAACGCGCCGGTGGTGGCGATCTGCGCCAAGATCGAGGCCGAACTGGCCGAAATGGAGCCCGCCGACCGGCTCGTCTTTTTGCAGGAAATGGGGCAGGACGAACCAGGCCTGAACCGGCTCATCCGCGCCGGCTTCAAGCTGCTGGGCCTGCAAACCTACTTCACCGCCGGCCCCAAAGAGGTGCGCGCCTGGACCGTGCGCATCGGCGCCACGGCACCGCAGGCGGCGGGCGTGATCCACGGCGACTTCGAGCGCGGCTTCATCCGCGCCCAGACCATCGCCTTCGACGACTACCTGGCCTGCAAGGGCGAACAAGGCGCCAAAGACGCCGGCAAAATGCGCTCCGAGGGCAAAGACTACGTGGTGCGCGACGGCGACGTGATGAACTTTTTGTTCAACGTCTAAGCGGCTATGCTTGCAGCACCTTGCAACCAAAGGGTGCCGCCATGCAAACGCCTTGGGGAGAACTGGCCGACTTGGATCTGTCCGACCACGAGTTGGCCGGCCGGATTCTGGCGGCGGACAAGCACCAGCTGATCGAAGGGCTGGTGGTTGAATGCCTGTTCGACCAGATCGTGCAGGCCCTGCCCGCTTGCGCGGCCCACCCCTTGGTGCTGCTGGATGTGGAAACGGTGGTGGTTGACAGCGGCCGCAGCGACCTCGGGTGGCTCGGGTTTGTGTGGGCGCGACAGCGCGAACCCGGCCTGGGGCGTTATTTGCAGGCGCTTGGGCGCTGCCTCAGGCCGTGGCTGCTCGACTACGCAGACGGCGAATTCTGGGCCACGCCGGTGCGCGATGGCCAGCGCGCCGGCCCCACGCAGCGGCTGCCTGAGCTGCTGCAAACGCTCAGCAACCGGCCACCCAAGCCGTTTCTGGTGGACGCCTCGGTGCGCAACAGCTTGCGCCAGCGCCAGGCCTTTTGGGGCTTTGTCTCGGGTTACCACCAAGACCGGCT
Coding sequences within:
- a CDS encoding DesA family fatty acid desaturase, whose protein sequence is MSIESFWSAILHFLAQGLSGATWWQALLVGLVFTHLTIVSVTLYLHRHSAHRALDLHPALAHVFRAWLWLTTGMKTKDWTAIHRKHHAKCEQAGDPHSPVVFGIKKVFWQGAELYRAEAQNPDTLARYGHGTPDDWIERRLYSRWPQVGIVLMLFIYLALFGALGLALWAMQMVWIPFWAAGVVNGIGHYWGYRNFESPDASTNVSPWGIVIGGEELHNNHHTYPTSAKFSVKPYEFDIGWAYIRALSVFGLARARKTPPKPAFGAVRPVADADTLEALIAHRYEVMAAYAQQMRATVAAELAGLQAGCADADALRAVRRWLHRDDAQVPPQHQAQVQQVRAQHPRLAQMHAMREELRQLWSHSARSREQLAQDLHAWCQRAEASGIAALQEFSQRVRALRPVAALPSALA
- a CDS encoding TA system antitoxin ParD family protein codes for the protein MATLSVRLDEELVCAARAAAKAELRTVQGQVEFWAKVGRAALDNPDLPASFIAESLMSMAEPRADSTPFIARSAAVA
- a CDS encoding type II toxin-antitoxin system RelE/ParE family toxin; protein product: MSWDVRQTRRFGRAYKKLHDNAAAAVDAAVAEVAHDPGIGEQKKGDLSDLWVHKFRCLGQLYLLGYTRDDAVRLVYLEAVGPHENFYRELKR
- a CDS encoding RsmB/NOP family class I SAM-dependent RNA methyltransferase — its product is MHPHTLLELGSALLSRVLRFEHPADATVAEFFRQQPALGSRERALLADAVYALLRDRPRLQWLAASHPGRTPQQERPARPQRPNHPAQPQGTAHTRALLLLAWTGPAERLQAACTPEEWSWRTQSLAQTLAAAPPACQHGLPDWLAEALRAELRRERLGVVGLVDQSATDSGAQATATVAEAEAEAEAEAEAEAELGAQVVAAAQALRQPAPLDLRVNLLKTKRPAVLALLQEAGLPATATPHSPWGIRLAGKPALQQLPAWREGLIEVQDEGAQLLALLCEPKRQETVIDFCAGAGGKTLALGALLRNTGRLYAFDTSAHRLEALKPRLARSGIVEVHTLALAHERDERLQRLAGKADRVLVDAPCTGLGTLRRQPDLMWRQRPADVAQQAELQGRILAAAARLLKPGGRLVYATCSLLRAENEAIAEAFSQAEREFELLPAAPILARAGVEGAEGLCHGPYLRLWPHRHGCDGFFAAVWERRG
- a CDS encoding MOSC domain-containing protein, whose product is MLPALHTDAPLPLSIEQLWVYPIKSCAGVRLASAELLPTGLQWDRTWMVVDQRGEFVSQRELPRMALVRPRFRMGQLELQAPGMLSLYLALDAAEAPCKVRVWDDELDAYDMGDVAAQWFDDFLLAGRPELDLRLRLVRFDPDCVRPSDVHWTGGIQAPNTFSDGYPLLLLSAAALDELNERRRLLGQEVLGVERFRPNLLLGGLQAHDEDRLDELRFPIAAGAGAPAEVWLQPVKPCARCSIPDVDPATGIEQGDAVATLLQSYRQDRRLLGAVTFGMNAIVRQGAGLKLTQGLPGFGRWADW
- a CDS encoding HD-GYP domain-containing protein — protein: MPLDPHDSTPQELPAALEPVLHDVRLQLDPDPVEAMPALRRRLAALLLEGAQAHDFARRLAFIEAGLRLTLHHRPDDSVLVLVQMLSDRQYGYCATHALLAASSCLLVAPLLPIEEPQRGALLRAALTMNIALAELQDLLATQAQQTTAHQREKITAHPNDSVAMLRALGVSDADWLRWVQDHHEAPDGSGYPSQKTELDLGQQLLRLSDLFVARISPRSTRRGMWPQVVVGNLYLEAEASASPLGACFVKQFGMYPPGTLVRLKTGETALVVRRGAKVNTPLTLAITGPDGMLLSIPVKRDTQLPLYAIKAPVAPEELRIRLDLARLLKRV
- the ychF gene encoding redox-regulated ATPase YchF, whose protein sequence is MSLKCGIVGLPNVGKSTLFNALTQAGIAAENYPFCTIEPNVGVVEVPDARLQQLAAIAKPERVVPAIVEFVDIAGLVAGASQGEGLGNQFLAHIRETDALVNVVRCFEDANVIHVAGRVDPVSDIEVIQTELCLADLATVDKALQRAGKAARSGTDKDATRLLQLLGPVQAALNQGQPVRALALSEDDRALLKPLCLITAKPAMFVGNVGEDGFAANPLLDKLQAYAATQNAPVVAICAKIEAELAEMEPADRLVFLQEMGQDEPGLNRLIRAGFKLLGLQTYFTAGPKEVRAWTVRIGATAPQAAGVIHGDFERGFIRAQTIAFDDYLACKGEQGAKDAGKMRSEGKDYVVRDGDVMNFLFNV